In a single window of the Leishmania donovani BPK282A1 complete genome, chromosome 6 genome:
- a CDS encoding NAD(p)-dependent steroid dehydrogenase-like protein — MPPKELNPLLSPEQKRAASQSYPPVPKKCVVTGGTGFVGTRLVEMLVERGAEKVVCFDIVPKEKAIGVWDHPAIEYVVGDITSYSDVSAAIEGSDCVWHLAAAVGPFHPHDLYRRVNYGGTVNVIRACKEHGVKKMIFSSSPSTRFNGSLFHRPNVDGLTEDEMPKLPLERYMQMYAQTKAEGEMAMRESIDDDFWSIAVAPHQVYGPRDNLFLPNMLEAAGTGKLRVFGKGDNRICFTHVDNYCHGLIIAEKQLYKNSPYLGRFYIVTDADTHPEPAAYCIFWKELDKAIVRMGFGSIMNKVHYPFWFLYIAALFAELAGWVMGTTFKLNVFNVFVLTMNRWFRVDAAKRDLEFQPIIPFGDGWNDTIEWFQLNWLPKFKKQDHSSIAGISSGSQQKINIQARKDK; from the coding sequence ATGCCGCCGAAAGAACTGAATCCGCTGCTTTCACCTGAGcagaagagggcggcgagcCAGAGCTACCCCCCGGTTCCAAAGAAATGCGTGGTAACTGGGGGAACGGGGTTCGTGGGAACTCGTTTGGTGGAGATGCTAGTCGAACGAGGCGCCGAGAAGGTAGTGTGCTTTGATATAGTTCCAAAAGAAAAGGCTATTGGTGTCTGGGACCACCCGGCGATCGAATACGTTGTTGGGGATATTACGTCCTACTCTGATGTTTCGGCAGCCATAGAGGGGAGTGACTGCGTTTGGCAccttgcagctgctgtggggCCTTTTCACCCACACGACTTGTACAGGCGTGTCAATTATGGGGGCACGGTGAACGTGATCCGCGCCTGCAAGGAGCACGGTGTGAAGAAGATGATTTTCAGCTCATCGCCTTCGACTCGGTTCAACGGTAGTCTCTTCCACCGCCCCAACGTCGACGGGCTTACCGAGGATGAAATGCCGAAACTGCCGCTTGAGCGTTACATGCAAATGTATGCACAGACAAAGGCGGAGGGCGAAATGGCGATGCGGGAGTCCATCGACGACGACTTCTGGTCTATTGCGGTCGCTCCGCATCAGGTGTATGGCCCACGCGACAACCTGTTTTTGCCCAACATGCTGGAGGCTGCGGGTACAGGTAAGCTGCGCGTCTTCGGCAAAGGCGACAACCGCATCTGCTTCACCCACGTGGACAACTACTGTCATGGCCTCATCATTGCGGAGAAGCAGTTGTACAAGAATTCGCCGTACCTTGGGCGGTTCTACATTGTGACCGATGCTGACACGCATCCTGAGCCGGCGGCGTACTGCATTTTCTGGAAGGAGCTCGATAAGGCTATCGTGAGGATGGGGTTTGGATCCATCATGAACAAAGTTCACTACCCGTTCTGGTTCCTCTATATTGCAGCGCTTTTCGCGGAACTGGCAGGGTGGGTGATGGGGACAACGTTCAAGCTCAACGTCTTCAACGTCTTTGTTCTCACGATGAATCGCTGGTTTCGGGTCGACGCGGCCAAGCGCGATCTCGAGTTTCAACCCATCATTCCTTTTGGGGATGGCTGGAACGATACGATCGAATGGTTCCAGCTGAATTGGTTGCCTAAGTTCAAGAAGCAGGATCACAGCTCTATAGCCGGCATTTCTTCCGGATCGCAGCAGAAGATCAACATCCAGGCCCGCAAGGACAAGTAA